The sequence TGCCGGAGATCTCGACCGCGCTGCCGGATATCGTGATGGGGCCGGACGGGAGCAGGTGATGTCTCTCCACCGTCATTGCGAGGAGCCCTTGCGACGAAGCAATCCGGTCTCTTCCGCGGAGGGGCCCTGGATTGCTTCGTTAGGCTCGCAATGACGGAGAATTAGGAAGCCGCTCGCTTCTTTTTCGCATTCAACGCGGACGCCACGCGGCTCACCGGCGGCTTGCCCAGCACATTGCTCATCGCGTTCGTGGCCGCCAGCAACTTCTCCATATCGATCCCGGTCTTCACGCCCATCCCCTCCAGCATGTAGACGACATCCTCGGTCGCGACATTGCCGGTGGCGCCGGGCGCATAGGGACAGCCGCCGAGGCCGCCGGCGGCGGCATCGATGACGCGCACGCCCTCCTCCATTCCGGCGTAGAGGTTGGCGAGCGCCTGGCCGTAGGTGTCGTGGAAATGCATCGCCAGTTTTGCTGGCGGCATGTTGGCGCTGACCGCGCGCAGCATCTCCTTGGCCTTGGCCGGCGTGCCCACGCCGATGGTGTCGCCGAGCGAGATCTCGTAGCAACCGAGCTCCGACAGCGTGCGCGCGAGATCGGCCACTGCCTTCGGCTTGACCTCGCCGTCGAACGGACAGCCCAGCACGCAGGAGACATAGCCGCGCACCTTCACGCCGTCGTCCCTGGCGCGCGCCAGCACCGGCTTGAACCGCTCGATGGACTCCGCGACGGTGCAGTTGATGTTGGCGCGCGAAAAGCCTTCGGAGGCTGCAGCGAACACCGAGACCACTTTGGCGCCGGCGGCGCGCGCGGCGTCGTAACCTTTCTCGTTCGGCACCAGCACGTGAAATTCGGCGCCCTTGATATGGGCAACCCCGCGCAGCACGGCATCCGAGCTGGCCATCTGCGGGATCGCCCTGGGCGAGACGAAGGCGCCGACCTCGACGGTATCGAGCCCGGCGGCAACCAGCGCCTCGATGAAGGCAATGCGGGCCGCGACGCTGACGGGCGTCTTCTCGTTCTGGAGGCCATCGCGCGGCCCCATTTCGATGATGCGGACGGGATCGCTCATGTCATTCCCCTGAAGGCTCAACTACAGCAAGCTCCACGCCTTCCTGCACGATGTCGCCGACCTTGCATTTGATCGATGTCAGCACACCGGCATAGGGCGCACGCAGCGTCTGCTCCATTTTCATCACCTCCAGCGTCAGGATCGCAGCGCCCTTGTCGAGCTGCGCGCCCTCCTCTGCCAGCACGGCAACGACCGTGCCCGGCAACGGTGCCGCGATCTTGTCCTCGCCGACATGCTCCTCACTCTCGCCGCCGAACGGATCGACCCAATGCAGGTCGAAGCGGCCATTGCGCGTGCGCAAATACAACTCATGCCCGTCGATCACGGCCGCAACCTGTGATTTGACGCCATCCAGCGTCAGGTCGAAGCCGCCTTCTTTCGCCGCGATCGCGAACGCCAGTTCGCGCTCGCCGATCACCAAGGTCGATGGCCCACCGCCATAGTTCAGCGCGATCTTGTGCTCCGGCCCGTGACCAACACCGTGGCCGACGCGGAAGGCAAAGCTGCGCCGGCGGCGACCGACCGGCTGCCAGCCGAAGGTCTGCCACGGCGAATTCGCCTCGCTTTGCGAAGCTCGCCGCTCGTCGTTGACGATCGCGGCGACCGCGGCGCAGAGCTCGAGCTCGCCGGGCGTCGGCGCAGCCTCTGTCAGCACCGCCAGCTCGCGC comes from Bradyrhizobium diazoefficiens and encodes:
- a CDS encoding hydroxymethylglutaryl-CoA lyase encodes the protein MSDPVRIIEMGPRDGLQNEKTPVSVAARIAFIEALVAAGLDTVEVGAFVSPRAIPQMASSDAVLRGVAHIKGAEFHVLVPNEKGYDAARAAGAKVVSVFAAASEGFSRANINCTVAESIERFKPVLARARDDGVKVRGYVSCVLGCPFDGEVKPKAVADLARTLSELGCYEISLGDTIGVGTPAKAKEMLRAVSANMPPAKLAMHFHDTYGQALANLYAGMEEGVRVIDAAAGGLGGCPYAPGATGNVATEDVVYMLEGMGVKTGIDMEKLLAATNAMSNVLGKPPVSRVASALNAKKKRAAS